In Priestia megaterium NBRC 15308 = ATCC 14581, the following proteins share a genomic window:
- a CDS encoding sigma-54 interaction domain-containing protein, with translation MNSEWNENQWILHSLKDDLLVTDEKGIIVRIHEGTGNIYDVKAEKLLGKSVYELEKQGLFTPIVTPIVLETKKKITLVQTTKQGKQVLVTGIPVKDEKGEIKRIVSYSHDVTELMEMKTYLDAMEGEMQRVKSELMLLRNQNLSTEGIVCNSEKMQHVLRTAVHVSNVDVNILLLGQSGVGKTHVAKLIHNKSTRSKGPFIEVNCGAIPDHLFEAELFGYEAGAFTGASKNGKVGLVELADGGTLFLDEVGELSPAHQVKILKLIQEKQFYSVGGRKPKTVDFRLIAATNKDLEKAVAEKEFREDLYFRLSVVPITIPSLNERPEDIFPLLTHFAEQFEKKYNRKRTFDNAVIHALLAHEWKGNVRELINVIEHAVVVSSQTLITMEHLPHSLHRKKRIQHVEEHGEMKLNDALNELEKEILVKAKKQYKTTTEIGEALGISQPSVVRKLKKHSVF, from the coding sequence ATGAATTCAGAATGGAATGAAAATCAGTGGATCCTTCATTCATTAAAAGATGATTTGCTTGTGACGGATGAAAAAGGCATCATTGTCCGGATACATGAAGGAACGGGAAATATTTACGACGTAAAAGCTGAAAAACTGCTGGGAAAGTCTGTTTATGAACTTGAAAAACAAGGGTTGTTTACGCCAATCGTTACGCCAATTGTGCTTGAAACAAAGAAGAAAATTACGCTTGTACAAACAACTAAACAAGGCAAGCAAGTGCTCGTTACAGGCATTCCTGTCAAAGATGAAAAAGGAGAGATTAAAAGAATCGTCAGCTATTCTCATGATGTGACGGAGCTTATGGAAATGAAAACATATCTTGATGCGATGGAAGGCGAAATGCAGCGCGTAAAGAGCGAGCTTATGCTGCTGCGGAACCAAAATCTATCAACAGAAGGAATTGTATGCAACAGCGAAAAGATGCAGCACGTTCTTCGTACGGCTGTTCACGTTTCGAACGTAGACGTAAATATTTTACTTTTAGGGCAGTCAGGAGTAGGAAAAACGCACGTAGCTAAGCTGATACATAACAAAAGTACAAGAAGCAAAGGGCCGTTTATTGAAGTGAACTGCGGGGCCATTCCAGATCATTTATTTGAGGCCGAACTGTTTGGCTACGAAGCGGGTGCTTTTACCGGTGCATCTAAAAATGGAAAGGTGGGACTGGTCGAATTAGCAGATGGAGGTACGCTTTTTTTAGATGAAGTCGGAGAACTGTCACCGGCGCATCAAGTAAAAATCTTAAAGCTCATTCAAGAAAAACAGTTTTATTCCGTTGGCGGAAGAAAGCCTAAAACCGTGGACTTTCGCCTAATTGCAGCGACGAACAAAGATTTAGAAAAAGCCGTTGCTGAAAAAGAATTTCGAGAAGATTTATATTTTCGTTTAAGCGTCGTACCGATTACCATTCCATCTTTGAACGAGCGCCCTGAAGATATTTTTCCGCTGCTCACACATTTTGCCGAGCAGTTTGAAAAGAAATACAACCGAAAAAGAACGTTTGATAATGCGGTTATTCACGCACTGCTTGCACATGAGTGGAAAGGAAACGTACGAGAGTTAATCAATGTGATTGAACACGCCGTGGTTGTGTCTTCACAAACGCTGATTACAATGGAGCATTTGCCGCATTCTCTGCATAGAAAAAAACGGATTCAACACGTTGAAGAACATGGGGAAATGAAGCTTAACGACGCGTTAAACGAGCTGGAAAAAGAGATATTAGTAAAAGCAAAAAAACAGTATAAAACGACAACAGAAATAGGGGAAGCACTTGGAATCAGTCAGCCTTCAGTTGTTAGAAAATTAAAAAAACATTCCGTTTTTTAA
- a CDS encoding aspartate aminotransferase family protein produces MTQASLTQLMNSLPDLLAPSMAKDHPNLPVVKAEGCYYYGVDGKTYLDFTSGIATANTGHRHPKVVQAIKESVDHLMHGPSGVIMYKSILQLAEELKTVLPRGLDCFFFANSGTEAIEGALKLAKYVTQRPYTVSFTGCFHGRSLGALSVTTSKSKYRKFLQPSGLTYQVPYADATQCPKGEDPEIYCVEKLERDFDTLFKHQVTPEEVACMIVEPVLGEGGYVIPPKAWLQKIREVCDRHGILLIFDEVQTGFGRTGEWFAAQTFDVTPDIMAIAKGIASGLPLSATVASKQLMEKWPIGTHGTTFGGNPIACSAALATLDVLKEEKLIENSKEMGKYAADQLQHLKAKHEVIGSIRSVGLMIGIEIINPKTKQGDGSLLLEILDKCLEKGVLFYLCGNSGEVIRMIPPLTITKEEIDAGLRVLDEALTEITSLHVI; encoded by the coding sequence ATGACGCAGGCATCACTTACACAGTTAATGAACAGTTTACCAGATTTACTAGCACCAAGCATGGCGAAAGATCACCCTAATTTACCCGTGGTAAAAGCAGAGGGCTGCTACTACTACGGAGTGGACGGAAAAACGTATTTAGATTTTACATCAGGTATTGCAACAGCGAATACAGGTCATCGTCACCCTAAAGTTGTACAAGCGATTAAAGAAAGCGTTGATCATCTTATGCACGGCCCGTCAGGTGTGATTATGTACAAATCTATTTTACAGCTTGCTGAAGAATTAAAAACAGTATTGCCAAGAGGATTGGACTGCTTTTTCTTTGCCAACAGCGGAACCGAAGCAATAGAAGGAGCGTTAAAACTGGCAAAGTACGTTACGCAAAGACCTTATACGGTTTCGTTTACGGGCTGCTTTCACGGTCGTTCTCTCGGAGCGCTTAGTGTGACGACATCAAAAAGCAAATACCGGAAATTTCTTCAGCCATCGGGCTTAACGTATCAAGTGCCTTATGCAGACGCGACTCAGTGTCCAAAAGGAGAAGATCCGGAAATCTACTGCGTGGAAAAGCTGGAAAGAGATTTTGACACTTTGTTTAAGCATCAAGTAACTCCGGAAGAAGTAGCGTGCATGATTGTAGAGCCGGTTCTTGGAGAAGGCGGCTACGTGATCCCTCCGAAAGCGTGGCTGCAAAAAATAAGAGAAGTGTGTGACAGACATGGCATTCTGCTTATTTTTGACGAAGTGCAAACTGGCTTTGGACGCACAGGCGAGTGGTTTGCAGCTCAGACGTTTGACGTGACGCCTGACATTATGGCAATCGCAAAAGGCATAGCATCAGGACTTCCGTTAAGTGCTACCGTAGCTTCCAAGCAGCTAATGGAAAAGTGGCCGATTGGTACACACGGAACCACTTTTGGAGGCAACCCAATCGCTTGTTCAGCAGCGCTTGCGACATTGGACGTACTAAAAGAAGAAAAGCTGATTGAAAACTCAAAAGAAATGGGGAAATATGCAGCGGATCAGCTTCAGCATTTGAAAGCGAAGCATGAAGTTATCGGAAGTATTCGTTCAGTAGGATTAATGATTGGAATTGAAATTATTAATCCGAAAACAAAGCAAGGTGACGGAAGCCTTCTTCTTGAGATTTTAGACAAATGTTTGGAAAAAGGGGTGCTGTTTTACCTTTGCGGAAATAGCGGAGAAGTAATTCGAATGATTCCTCCTTTAACGATTACAAAAGAAGAAATTGATGCCGGGCTTCGCGTGTTAGACGAAGCATTGACAGAAATCACAAGTCTTCACGTGATCTAA
- a CDS encoding sodium:solute symporter, which translates to MNGLDMTVMFVYFGVLVVAGIIGSLKAKSSEDFILAGRNLGMFMYLGCLSAVILGGASTIGTAQLGYEHGLSGIWFVTMIGLGIITLGTIFIKRISSLKVTTISELLGKRYNAQAQIISAVVAAIYTLMVSVTQVIGMGTIIHALLGWNMTASMLIGGSIVLFYTILGGMWSVTVTDIIQFVVMTVAIFGFMLPMSVSEAGGFKALAGDLPSSYFDFSSIGYGQIFQYFLLYTLGMAVSQDIWQRVFTARTEKIARNGSIFAGVYSIAYAIAGSVIGMCAYLLLPNAESSQSIFATLAVQILPQGLLGLVLAGVCSALMSTASGTLLASSTLISNDIIKKVWLKNISEKNYLILTRVNTLIVGVLAIIFALWIQDVLVALDVAYAILSGAIFVPFVVSLFWKDIHPKAGVSAIVVSTLVVLGGLLIEGLSSTTPILYGISSSIIIMAGFAVMARNKELSDQEPVSEDVK; encoded by the coding sequence ATGAACGGACTGGATATGACGGTTATGTTTGTCTATTTTGGCGTATTGGTTGTAGCTGGTATCATTGGCTCGTTAAAAGCAAAGTCATCAGAAGATTTTATTTTAGCCGGGCGAAACTTAGGGATGTTCATGTATTTAGGATGTTTGTCTGCCGTTATTCTAGGAGGAGCGTCAACGATTGGAACGGCTCAGCTTGGCTACGAGCACGGGCTGTCTGGCATTTGGTTCGTGACGATGATTGGACTTGGAATCATTACGCTTGGCACGATTTTTATTAAGCGGATTTCGTCGTTGAAAGTGACCACTATCAGTGAGCTGCTAGGAAAAAGATATAACGCTCAAGCGCAAATTATCAGCGCCGTTGTTGCCGCTATTTATACACTCATGGTATCAGTCACTCAAGTGATTGGAATGGGAACGATCATTCATGCGTTGCTTGGCTGGAACATGACGGCATCAATGCTAATTGGCGGTTCGATTGTTTTGTTCTACACGATTTTAGGCGGAATGTGGAGCGTAACGGTCACTGATATTATTCAGTTTGTTGTGATGACGGTCGCGATTTTTGGATTTATGCTTCCAATGAGCGTATCAGAAGCAGGAGGTTTCAAAGCGCTTGCCGGAGATTTGCCATCATCTTATTTTGATTTTTCATCGATTGGATACGGTCAAATCTTTCAGTATTTCCTCTTGTATACGCTTGGTATGGCAGTATCTCAAGATATTTGGCAGCGGGTATTTACGGCGCGAACAGAAAAAATTGCGCGAAACGGCTCCATTTTTGCAGGTGTGTACAGCATTGCCTACGCGATTGCGGGAAGTGTAATTGGAATGTGTGCGTATTTGCTGCTGCCAAACGCAGAAAGCAGTCAAAGCATATTTGCGACGCTTGCAGTTCAAATTCTGCCTCAAGGGTTATTAGGTCTCGTGCTGGCAGGCGTTTGTTCGGCGCTGATGTCAACTGCTTCAGGAACACTGCTTGCGTCTTCTACGCTGATTAGTAACGATATTATTAAAAAAGTGTGGCTTAAAAATATTTCAGAGAAAAATTATTTAATTTTAACCCGTGTGAATACACTTATTGTCGGCGTGCTTGCTATTATTTTTGCTCTTTGGATTCAAGACGTGCTTGTTGCTTTAGACGTTGCGTATGCCATTTTATCAGGAGCGATTTTTGTTCCGTTTGTTGTGTCGCTGTTTTGGAAAGACATTCATCCAAAAGCAGGAGTTTCAGCGATTGTTGTTAGTACACTAGTAGTACTTGGAGGTCTATTGATTGAAGGACTTTCTTCTACTACGCCAATCCTGTACGGAATTTCAAGCAGCATTATTATAATGGCTGGATTTGCGGTTATGGCTCGAAACAAAGAACTGTCTGACCAAGAGCCGGTAAGCGAAGATGTAAAATAA
- a CDS encoding CBO0543 family protein → MERTLLKGLTVLCAVLFPFVVKKPKFKEMLIVFFAKGILATLIDAYAVNTNRIKYPVRPYPRIFSTNILYDLLFFPLLSMVWVRQSYEDKLPAILLKSLMWSVPMSISQWYLERNSNLFKWKKWTIFHTFASVSFTLLTIRGLAGLVKKADKKL, encoded by the coding sequence ATGGAACGAACACTGCTAAAAGGGCTAACTGTGTTGTGTGCAGTTCTTTTTCCTTTTGTTGTAAAAAAACCGAAATTTAAAGAAATGCTGATTGTCTTTTTTGCAAAAGGGATTTTGGCCACGCTTATTGATGCTTATGCTGTAAACACGAATCGAATCAAATATCCTGTTCGGCCGTATCCTCGCATTTTTTCAACTAATATTTTATATGATCTGCTGTTTTTTCCTTTGCTAAGTATGGTTTGGGTTAGACAATCTTATGAAGACAAGCTTCCTGCAATCTTACTAAAAAGCTTGATGTGGAGCGTTCCGATGAGTATCAGCCAGTGGTATTTAGAGAGAAATAGCAATCTGTTTAAATGGAAAAAGTGGACCATCTTTCATACATTTGCAAGTGTTAGTTTTACATTGCTGACAATCAGGGGGTTAGCTGGCCTTGTCAAAAAAGCAGATAAAAAGCTATAG
- a CDS encoding MFS transporter, translating to MKSRTSVMVSIVLAMLVASLDSTIMNTTMPVIAKELGRFDLYAWSFASYMIASTILSPVAGRLSDLFGRKKVFGFGIIAFLIGSMLCGVANTMIQLVLFRAVQGIGAGFMVAFPAIIAGDLFPVEKRGKIQALFTTMWGLSAVLAPLLGAFFVDYLTWRWIFFINLPVCIVSFLTLMPYQESYKPKRAKVDYIGAILFGAGVTSLLLVTVVEQNRVVYAVAGLILLVIFYLHERKHASPIVPLSMFQNKTLSWININAFIGTVALFGTSSYIPLFLQRVAHLSLFMSGVALLGTAVGWMSVSVPAGKWILKHGYRKLLLIGNVLLVGSGTLLLMLNESHGFFYVFCVMIVQGLSFGLLSTVGVIGVQQLVGGHERGISTSFFMFCRNMGTAIGVTIMGALLTSGGSFMAGIHHLFLFGFAGSIVALLTSLKIQNDTEAKHNRAAS from the coding sequence ATGAAAAGCAGAACGTCCGTAATGGTTAGTATTGTGCTGGCAATGCTAGTGGCTTCGCTTGATTCAACGATAATGAATACGACGATGCCCGTTATTGCAAAAGAGCTTGGAAGGTTTGATTTGTACGCGTGGTCGTTTGCTTCGTACATGATTGCAAGTACGATTTTATCTCCGGTAGCGGGGAGATTATCGGATTTATTTGGCCGCAAAAAAGTATTTGGGTTTGGAATTATTGCTTTTTTAATTGGTTCGATGCTTTGCGGCGTGGCGAATACGATGATTCAGCTTGTTCTTTTCCGTGCGGTTCAAGGAATAGGAGCCGGGTTTATGGTGGCCTTTCCCGCTATTATTGCCGGAGACTTATTTCCTGTAGAGAAAAGAGGGAAAATTCAGGCGCTCTTTACAACGATGTGGGGATTATCAGCTGTGTTGGCTCCGCTTTTAGGCGCTTTTTTTGTGGATTATTTAACGTGGAGATGGATTTTCTTTATTAATTTACCCGTATGTATTGTTTCATTTCTGACGTTAATGCCATATCAAGAAAGCTATAAGCCGAAAAGAGCAAAAGTCGATTACATCGGTGCCATTTTGTTTGGAGCGGGCGTTACGTCGCTGCTGCTCGTTACGGTAGTGGAACAAAACCGAGTTGTGTATGCAGTAGCGGGACTTATTTTATTAGTGATTTTTTATCTCCATGAACGAAAACATGCTTCTCCGATTGTCCCGCTGTCTATGTTCCAAAACAAAACGCTGTCATGGATTAATATCAATGCGTTTATTGGAACGGTGGCTTTATTCGGAACGTCAAGCTACATTCCGTTATTTTTACAGCGAGTAGCGCATCTGTCACTGTTTATGAGCGGAGTTGCGCTGTTAGGAACAGCTGTTGGATGGATGTCTGTGTCCGTGCCGGCGGGTAAATGGATTTTAAAACACGGCTACAGAAAGCTATTGTTAATTGGAAATGTGCTGCTGGTTGGCTCAGGAACACTGCTGCTTATGCTAAATGAAAGTCACGGTTTCTTTTATGTGTTTTGCGTCATGATTGTACAAGGACTATCGTTTGGACTGCTTTCTACGGTTGGCGTCATTGGTGTACAGCAATTAGTAGGCGGACATGAAAGAGGTATTTCAACGTCATTTTTTATGTTTTGCAGAAACATGGGAACAGCAATCGGCGTTACCATTATGGGTGCTTTGCTGACTTCAGGCGGAAGCTTTATGGCGGGCATTCATCACTTGTTTTTATTTGGCTTTGCCGGAAGCATCGTGGCGTTATTAACTTCCTTAAAAATTCAAAACGATACGGAAGCAAAGCACAATCGAGCTGCTAGTTGA